A stretch of DNA from bacterium:
GTTTACTGAAGCCTCTGCCGGTCGCCTGACCTCTCAGGCCTACTCAGCCAGAATGCGGTCGCAGCTTCGTGAGGAGATAGCCCAGAGGAGCGCCTCGAACTCATCCCAGGGGGCCGACCTTGTCCTCTCTCGAGCGCGAGCGGCCGTCCAGGGGTATAGATTTGCTTTCAGCGAGCAGCCGTTCTACGTGGCAAGCAGCGCTTATGCGTCCTACGCCGGACCGACCAGTGATTACTACGATGACGAGACCCCATCCGGGCACTCTTGGCTTCTCTATGAGGATGATCTCACCCCGTATGGGCACTGGGAGTTTGTGGTGGGTTTTGGCTACATCTGGCGGCCGTTCAGCGTGGGGGTCACATGGGCGCCCTACTACCGTGGCCGATGGGTCTTCACGGACTATGGCTGGACTTGGGTCTCGTCCGAGCCCTGGGGGTGGATAACTTACCACTACGGGTATTGGGCTTACACCAACCGCTGGGGCTGGGTTTGGATACCTGGATACGTCTGGGCACCCGCCCATGTTACGTGGTACTGGTCGGCCGGGTACGTGGCATGGCACCCTGCTCCACCTCCACCGGAGATCAGCGTTTCATTCAACTTCTACGTCAAGGATTGCCCTGTAACGATCGTTCCCAGAGACCAGTTCGAGGCCGTGGGTCTGGCGAAGTTTGCCAGAGTAGAGCATCTGAAGGTCAAAGGCGGCGCTCTGCTCGCGCTGGACGGGACAACAATGGCGAAGCTGTCTGCCCCCTCGGCCGAGCATCAGAGGAAACTAGCGCGGGGGCCAATCAAGAGGTTTGAGGTTGTCCCGACCACAGTGGGACCGGCGAAGGGCATCACACAGGGCTACTACCGTGTGGACAAGCAGCGTCTCTACGTGCCCAGGCCGGCGCTCACCCCTACTAGGCCACAGCGAGGCGACATCTTCGCCCCGAGGCCTTTCCCCAGGCATAAGGATAGGACTACGATCGTGCCAAAGCCACGTAGGTCGAAGCCTGAGAAAGCTGAACCTAAAAAAGACAAACCGAAAAAGAAGAAACCGAAATCGAAGCCCAAGAAGGTGAATCCCCCGAAGGAGGAGCCCAAAAAACCCGAGCCCAAGCGGGCAAATGATTAACGGACAGTCGGCGACCGGCCGGGGTTGAGATTGCGCCGCACATCGGTCATTGCCGCGCTTGCGCTCTGTATCTGCACCTGCGTTGGCTGCGGTTCAGACACGGGGCGCGATAGCAACGAGAATCAGCTCGTAATCGCGATCCAGTCGGATGCGACGTCGCTCGACCCGAGGCTCGCCACTGATGCTATCTCCAGCCGTGTTATTGATCTTCTTTTCAACGGGCTATTCTGCACCGATCAAAAGGGACATCTAGCGCCTGACCTCGCCGACCACTACGAGGTTAAGAACGGCACTCGCTACGAGATTGGGCTGCGCAAGGGCGTTCACTTCTCACACGGGGAGGAGCTGACCTCTGAGGACGTCAAGTTCACCTTGGAGTCCGTCCTTGACCCCGCGCTCGGGTCACGGAAACGCGCCTCGTTCAAGAACGTCGCGATGATCGAGGCCACAGGCCGCTATTCTGTCACGATTTGGTTGAAGGAGCCTCAGGCGAGCTTTCTGGAGTGCTTGAAGATGGGCATCGTGCCGAAGCGATATGCTGACGAGACAGGGGTGCAATTCGGCTCGAAACCGGTTGGGACTGGCCCGTTTGAGCTCGCGAAATGGGAGAAGGGCGCGAGCATCAGGCTGATTCGGAACGAAAGGTATTTCCGAGGGCGGCCCGCTATCGTGCGGATTCTCTGCAAGGTTGTGCCCGACACCTCGACGCGGCTGCTGGAACTCAGGAAGGGCTCTGTCGATTTCGTCCAGAATGACGTCCCGCCGGAGCTCATCCGGACGTTCGAGCACGACCCTCGGTTCAGGGTTTTAAGAGCTCCCAGCAGCACTTTCAAGTATCTCGGCATCAACTTGAAACACCCGATTCTCTCGATCCGTGAGGTGAGGGAGGCGATAGCGCGAGCCATCGACCGGCGTGCAATCATTGACCACCTCTTGCTCGGCCAGGCGACACCAGCGACCGGGCTTTTGTGTCCCAGCAACACGTTCTATGTGCCTGACCTTAAGAGCTATGCTTTCGACACCAAGCGAGCGAGCTCGATGCTCGACCGGGCTGGTTTCCCGCTCGAGTCCGCGACCGGGCGCCGCTTCGGTATAACGTTCAAGACCTCGAAGGACCAGCGTGCAAATCAGGTGGCGCAGATAGTGCAGCAGCAGCTGGCAGAGGTTGGCATCAGGGTAGAGATCAAGTCGTTCGAGTGGGCCACGTTTTACAGCGACGTTATCAGCGGCAATTTCGATGTCTATTCACTCACGTGGGTGGGTATCTCGGACCCGGACTTCTTCTACGACGCGTTCCATTCCAAGAGCGTGCCCCCGCACGGGGTCAACCGCGGACACTTCAAGAACGCCGAGATCGACAAGCTGACCGAGCAGGGCCGAACGGAGCTCAGCTTTAAGAAAAGGTATGAAATATACAGCAATGTGCAGAAGATCATCGCTAACGAGCTGCCATATATCCCGTTGTGGTTTCCTGACAACGTAGCGATCATGACGAGCCGGCTCGAGGGCTTCGAGCTATACCCGTCCGGGGACTTCAAGTCCTTTGCCTCTGCGAGGCTCACCCCGGGCAGATGAGGCACCAGGCGTTGGTGAACAGACTGGCCCTGTTTCCTGTTACAGTCTTCTGCGTATGCACGGTTGTCTTCTTTCTGATACACCTTGTCCCGGGTGATCCAGCGGCTCTAATGATCGGCGAATCCGCTGAGCCCGGCGACGTTGAGGCGCTCAGGCACGAGCTGGGCCTCGACAGGCCGCTTGGGACCCAGTACTGGAGCTACCTCGTGGGTCTTGCGCACCTGGACCTCGGCCAGTCTGTATGGACGAAGGAGCCGGTGCTGAACCGAATACTTGACCGCTATCTGGCCACGCTCACGCTCGCTCTGGCAGCGATGCTGTTCGCCATCGTGTTCGCCATCCCGACCGGGGTCCTCGCAGCAATGAGACCCAACACCTGGCTCGACCGCACCTCGATGCTGTTATCTGTTCTGGGCGTATCAGTCCCGAACTTCTTTCTGGGGCTGGTGTTGATAGTCGTCTTCTCGGTCAAGCTCAACCTGTTGCCGGTTTCAGGGCGCGGCGGTATTGAGCATCTCATTCTGCCGGCCGTTACGCTGGGGCTGGGCATGTCGGCGGTTCTAGCCCGGATGACCAGATCGCAGATGATTGAGGCGCTAGGCTCGGATTACGTTCGGACAGCTAGAGCCAAAGGTCTTCCCGAGTGGAAGGTCGTTCTAAAACATGCACTTCGCAACGCTCTCACGCCCGTGGTAACGGTCTTGGGCCTTCAGTTGGGAGCCCTTCTAACTGGCGCGATCATCACAGAGACCATCTTCTCCTGGGAGGGCATCGGCTCGCTCATGGTGCACTCGATCGCCCTCCGGGATTACCCGCAGGTGCAGGGCTGCGTGCTCGTTATCGCCGTTACTTACGTCCTCGCGAATCTCCTCACCGACGTTGCATACACTTTCCTCGACCCCCGCATCCACCTATGAGGAGTGAAGGACGCCATGTCCCCGGCCTCGGGTTGTTTGCACGCCCCAGCACAACGTGTATATTGTCGGATGCCGTTTAGGTTGTGCCAAGATCAACATGACCGCCTGCTGGGCATTTGATGCATAGGGATTACATGGCGCGAAAGAACAAGACATTTGGCGACGTTCTGGCCGAGTATCTCAAGCGGCTGAGGACGCTTTCAGGACGCTCCGACACGACGGATGAGCTGAGCTTGCGGCCTGTCTTTCAGAGATTCCTGGAGTCTGCCTCGAAAGCCCTTCAGACGGAGGCGAGGGCAACGTTCATCACCGAGCCGAGGCGCAAGGCGTTTGGGGTGCCAGATTTCAAGGTCATACGAGGCCATTCGCAGGTGGGCTACATCGAGACGAAGGCACTCGGTGCAGACCTTGACGCCGTGATGGGCACCGACCAGCTGGATCGTTACAAGCAGCTGCCAAATCTGATGCTCACGAACTACCTCGAGTTCCGGCTCATTCGGGACGGCAGTCAGACGCAGCGCGTTACCCTCTGTTCCGTCTTCCAGCCTCAATCGGACGCTCCTGTTGACGAATTTGCCGCCGAGTCGCTTCGAGTTCTTTTGGCCACCTTCTTGGCCACGGTTCTGCCGGGCGTCGGAACGGCGGAGGACCTCGCGGAACAGATGGCCTGGCGGACGCACCTGATGCGTGACGCGATACTGAAGTCCCGGAACCAGCAGGGCCGATTCAGCGACGAGCTTCGACGCCTGTTCGATGCGTTCAAGCTGGTCCTGGTTCACGACCTATCTGAAGAAGAGTTCGCGGATATGTACGCCCAGACCGTTGCTTATGGACTTTTCGCCGCAAGATACCAGTCAGTCCGGCCGGGACGTCTGGACACGCTCACGAATGGTTTCTCGCTTTCGAGCGCAGCGCATCTCGTGCCGAGAGCGAATCCGCTGCTGCGAAGTCTATTCAAGCAGCTTGCCGACGAGGACATGTTGGACCCCAGTTGGATGTGGCACACATCAGACATCGCCGACCTGCTCGGCGCCTCGGATATGCGTGCGATCGCCCAGGACATGGGCAAGAAAGCAGGGATAGAGGACCCGATAGTCCATTTCTATGAGACGTTCCTCAAGAAATATGATCCCAAGATCAGGGAGATGAGAGGCGTCTATTACACCCCGGAGCCGGTAGTCTCCTACATCGTGCGCTCCGTCGATTCTCTTCTTAAGGAGAAGTTCGGAAGGCCGGATGGCCTCGCCGATAAGTCGGTCATGATACTCGATCCGGCGGTTGGGACGGGCACATTCCTCACGGGCGTCATCAAGCATCTCCATAAGGTTATTGTGGAAAGAGGGCAGAAGGGCACTTGGGCGGATTTCGTGCGCAACAATCTGCTGCCGCGGCTCTTTGGCTTCGAGATACTCATGGCCCCTTATGCCATCGCCCATCTGAAGGTCGGCATGTTGCTTGAGGAACTGGGCTATGAATTCGTCGAGCACGAGCGCCTCCACATCTACCTGACGAACACACTGGAGCAGGCGGCTAAGGTGTCGAACCTACTGGCCGTCGGCTTCGCAAAGACTCTGGCGGACGAGGGAAAGGCTGCAAATGAGATAAAGGCCGAGAAGCCCATTATGGTCATCATCGGCAATCCGCCGTATTCGGGCCATTCGATGAACCCCAGCAAGGTGAAGGACCGGGAAACCGGAAAGTGGGGCAAAACGTGGATCGGCGAGCTGATCGAGGACTACAGGAAGGTTGACGGTAAGCCGCTCGGCGAGCGCAATCCTAAGTGGCTTCAGGACGATTACGTGAAGTTTTTGCGCTTCGCACAGTGGCGCATTGAAAAGACCGGACACGGCATCGTCTCGATGATCACGAATCACGGGTATCTGGACAATCCAACGTTCCGAGGCATGAGGCAGAGCCTGATGCAGGCGTTTGACGAGATATACCTCCTCGACCTTCATGGCAACGTCAAGAAGAAGGAGGTTGCTCCGGACAGCTCCAAGGATGAGAATGTGTTCGAGATTCAACAGGGCGTTGCTATCAGCATTATGGTTAAGCACACGCAATAGATTTGAGAGGAGACAGAAATGAAATGGCGCGTAATCCTTGAAAGGGACGTTGAGACGGGTGACTGGGCAGTCTGGTGTCCGGAGCTTCCTGGCTGCGCATCCGCTGGTGAAACTGAAGACGAAGCACTTAAGAACATTCGCGAGGCAATAGAGCTATATCTGGAGCCTTCTCCACTTCAGTTGCCCGAAGGCTTGCTCTCCCGCGAAGTAGTCGTTGGATGAGCCAGCGCAGCGGCCCAATGACGTCCAGGGAGGTCGAGTTACTACTCAAGCGCCGTGGATATCAGCTGGTCTCGCAGAGAGGCAGTCACCGGAAGTGGCGCCATCCCGCGTCCGGACTGCAAGTCATTGTCCCTGAGCATCGCGGACGAAAGCTGCCGATCGCGACGCTGCATAACATCCTCACAAATGCGGAAATCCCAGAGACGGAGTGGAGACCGGAATGACTGCGAACGTATCCCACGCCGATCTATGGGGCGAGCGGCAGAAGAAATACGACTGGCTCAGTGGACACGCAGCGTCAGACACCGGTTGGACGCATCTTGAGCCCAAGACGCCTTCCTACTGGTTTGTCCCCAGGGATATAAGACTGGAGGCCGAATATGGGGCTGGTTGGAAGATAACCGACGCAATGCCGCTGAACTCCGTCGGCATCGTTACCGCTCGCGATTCGTTAGCGATTCAGTTCACGGAATCAGAGATGTGGACAGTTGTTCAGACCTTTGCAGAAATGGAGCCAGAAAAGGCCAGGAGTCGCTTCGGGCTGGGCCCGGATGCCCAGGACTGGAAGGTAAAGATGGCTCAGCAGGATGCCAACGATGGAGGCCCCCATCAGAAGCTCGTCTTGCCAGTTCTTTACCGTCCGTTTGACACTCGCTACACATACTTCACCGGCCGCTCTCGTGGCTTTATATGCAGACCCCGACCCGAGGTCATGCTGCACATGGTCGCCGGGCCAAATGTGGGACTGATCGCGTGCCGGCAGCATTCAGAGCGGAGTGCTCGGTGGGGTCTGGTTGGAGTTGCGGACACCGCGATAGAGTCATGTGCGATATCGAATAAAACAAAAGAAATCGGCTACGTCCTCCCCATCTACCTTTATCCCAAATCGGCTGTACCGGCTGATAAACCGAGGAATTATGGTGATTATTCGGCCGAGGGGCGGACGTCAAACTATGGTCCCCAATTCATCGCGGACATCTCAACACGCCTGAGGATGAGTTTCCTCCCCGACG
This window harbors:
- a CDS encoding N-6 DNA methylase, coding for MARKNKTFGDVLAEYLKRLRTLSGRSDTTDELSLRPVFQRFLESASKALQTEARATFITEPRRKAFGVPDFKVIRGHSQVGYIETKALGADLDAVMGTDQLDRYKQLPNLMLTNYLEFRLIRDGSQTQRVTLCSVFQPQSDAPVDEFAAESLRVLLATFLATVLPGVGTAEDLAEQMAWRTHLMRDAILKSRNQQGRFSDELRRLFDAFKLVLVHDLSEEEFADMYAQTVAYGLFAARYQSVRPGRLDTLTNGFSLSSAAHLVPRANPLLRSLFKQLADEDMLDPSWMWHTSDIADLLGASDMRAIAQDMGKKAGIEDPIVHFYETFLKKYDPKIREMRGVYYTPEPVVSYIVRSVDSLLKEKFGRPDGLADKSVMILDPAVGTGTFLTGVIKHLHKVIVERGQKGTWADFVRNNLLPRLFGFEILMAPYAIAHLKVGMLLEELGYEFVEHERLHIYLTNTLEQAAKVSNLLAVGFAKTLADEGKAANEIKAEKPIMVIIGNPPYSGHSMNPSKVKDRETGKWGKTWIGELIEDYRKVDGKPLGERNPKWLQDDYVKFLRFAQWRIEKTGHGIVSMITNHGYLDNPTFRGMRQSLMQAFDEIYLLDLHGNVKKKEVAPDSSKDENVFEIQQGVAISIMVKHTQ
- a CDS encoding ABC transporter substrate-binding protein encodes the protein MRRTSVIAALALCICTCVGCGSDTGRDSNENQLVIAIQSDATSLDPRLATDAISSRVIDLLFNGLFCTDQKGHLAPDLADHYEVKNGTRYEIGLRKGVHFSHGEELTSEDVKFTLESVLDPALGSRKRASFKNVAMIEATGRYSVTIWLKEPQASFLECLKMGIVPKRYADETGVQFGSKPVGTGPFELAKWEKGASIRLIRNERYFRGRPAIVRILCKVVPDTSTRLLELRKGSVDFVQNDVPPELIRTFEHDPRFRVLRAPSSTFKYLGINLKHPILSIREVREAIARAIDRRAIIDHLLLGQATPATGLLCPSNTFYVPDLKSYAFDTKRASSMLDRAGFPLESATGRRFGITFKTSKDQRANQVAQIVQQQLAEVGIRVEIKSFEWATFYSDVISGNFDVYSLTWVGISDPDFFYDAFHSKSVPPHGVNRGHFKNAEIDKLTEQGRTELSFKKRYEIYSNVQKIIANELPYIPLWFPDNVAIMTSRLEGFELYPSGDFKSFASARLTPGR
- a CDS encoding type II toxin-antitoxin system HicB family antitoxin, with the protein product MKWRVILERDVETGDWAVWCPELPGCASAGETEDEALKNIREAIELYLEPSPLQLPEGLLSREVVVG
- a CDS encoding type II toxin-antitoxin system HicA family toxin, with amino-acid sequence MTSREVELLLKRRGYQLVSQRGSHRKWRHPASGLQVIVPEHRGRKLPIATLHNILTNAEIPETEWRPE
- a CDS encoding type ISP restriction/modification enzyme, giving the protein MTANVSHADLWGERQKKYDWLSGHAASDTGWTHLEPKTPSYWFVPRDIRLEAEYGAGWKITDAMPLNSVGIVTARDSLAIQFTESEMWTVVQTFAEMEPEKARSRFGLGPDAQDWKVKMAQQDANDGGPHQKLVLPVLYRPFDTRYTYFTGRSRGFICRPRPEVMLHMVAGPNVGLIACRQHSERSARWGLVGVADTAIESCAISNKTKEIGYVLPIYLYPKSAVPADKPRNYGDYSAEGRTSNYGPQFIADISTRLRMSFLPDGRGDLEKTFGPEDVFAYIYGVFHSPTYRTRYAEFLKIDFPRVPLTSNADLFRALCEKGQELVDLHLLRDERLASASFWGTSYPVAGKHDVTCVDYRPPGDTGSGEDRPLESGRIYINKKQPKKGIEAEFFDGVSPEVWEFRIGGYQVLHHWLKERKRHKRALTLEDIEHFQKVVAVLRETLRVMSEIDAKIDAHGGWPDAFNGKAPAR
- the nikB gene encoding nickel ABC transporter permease, whose protein sequence is MNRLALFPVTVFCVCTVVFFLIHLVPGDPAALMIGESAEPGDVEALRHELGLDRPLGTQYWSYLVGLAHLDLGQSVWTKEPVLNRILDRYLATLTLALAAMLFAIVFAIPTGVLAAMRPNTWLDRTSMLLSVLGVSVPNFFLGLVLIVVFSVKLNLLPVSGRGGIEHLILPAVTLGLGMSAVLARMTRSQMIEALGSDYVRTARAKGLPEWKVVLKHALRNALTPVVTVLGLQLGALLTGAIITETIFSWEGIGSLMVHSIALRDYPQVQGCVLVIAVTYVLANLLTDVAYTFLDPRIHL
- a CDS encoding DUF6600 domain-containing protein, whose product is MIRSKMIPFAVLAAVMVTVLSVPCLAQLTQVRMTVSNGSILDGNVVCFQREDAEFLLEADASCYAFVFVVSPEGKVQLAFPNQSHPFNMLEPHSALRVPEEGYRQRAPSETGWARFVAVASEDPSWAYSFSEFYAPKLWDAGAFSGWSLAGSSSVRLTNEFTEASAGRLTSQAYSARMRSQLREEIAQRSASNSSQGADLVLSRARAAVQGYRFAFSEQPFYVASSAYASYAGPTSDYYDDETPSGHSWLLYEDDLTPYGHWEFVVGFGYIWRPFSVGVTWAPYYRGRWVFTDYGWTWVSSEPWGWITYHYGYWAYTNRWGWVWIPGYVWAPAHVTWYWSAGYVAWHPAPPPPEISVSFNFYVKDCPVTIVPRDQFEAVGLAKFARVEHLKVKGGALLALDGTTMAKLSAPSAEHQRKLARGPIKRFEVVPTTVGPAKGITQGYYRVDKQRLYVPRPALTPTRPQRGDIFAPRPFPRHKDRTTIVPKPRRSKPEKAEPKKDKPKKKKPKSKPKKVNPPKEEPKKPEPKRAND